A single window of Aspergillus puulaauensis MK2 DNA, chromosome 5, nearly complete sequence DNA harbors:
- a CDS encoding mRNA-binding protein RRP12 (BUSCO:EOG092608AV;~COG:S;~EggNog:ENOG410PIGM;~InterPro:IPR016024,IPR012978;~PFAM:PF08161), producing the protein MATLAERLEKIKSPKLQNQHHTAVVLSAVEDTLRDQKADFSPTAYFAALLALLSQSLSASQGIVNKDLATSVVYLLDITTTYVPAPILQSKFTQILSNLAPALSLPEVEAPLLRPSIGCLESVLIAQDVASWNLPHTQVGPRRAIAGLLSLSVDHRPKVRKRAQDALIKVLKTPPPSPSLDHPAADMCAETALRTLGDSITAASKQKRGRNDPQGRESSDPLVIHSLQLVKTVAVASGGWPSKKIEPLCELLMNASRSSNEYITMGAFEVFEVIFSSMANEFTSSKLPRLLDAISELKPAQNDSQLLPPWIAVLSRGYDVSAQIAPEDTFEKLPDLFNMISSYLASPSSNIRVSASECLVSFVANCIPANVILEPSVYDEKTLEKLAKSAKDLLSVKYQAAWMEVFNVCAAMFESFKWQSSPFLDDVVRTVGELRSNEAFQGKKQADNVLGAAVEAMGPEAVLEILPLNLIEQKPGQPGRVWFLPILRDSVTNTNLRHFRSEFVPLSEILYQRVMEYASAEKSTEVKIFETLVQQTWAILPGYCELPLDLTESFDQNFAELLSNILYKQTDLRVDICKALQNLVESNQAILSIENEEDDLILQRRITKDAAMKNIAHLAGFASNLLAVLFNVYSQTLPHYRGYILQCINAYLSVAPEKELNETFERVTSMLESSVTSEQEAAKQGNQPTNSGDKMPPTSHTLIDLVIAMSIYLPRSSFATLFALAAAVLNGGTSDQQLIKKAYKLIPRLATTETGAAALRERNAELQGLVLATADKTPASARRDRMLAIHELVTHLPTSDLHFIPSILSEVVLGCKESNEKARTASFDMLIHLAKRTIDSELNPPGTKIRNSLVSHMPDDAPDAPATIEEFFTMVSAGLAGSSPHMVAASVTALSRLFFDFHKDIQPAMRIDLVQTVELFLTSNNREIVRSVLGFVKVAVVVLPDDALRSRLSTLVPNLMVWSKEHKGRLKSKVKGILDRLIRRFGAAPLEELVGEADRKLVVNIRKLRERRKKKKNQEGGEDEDEEEAPAAAEKSSKSFGNAFDKAVYDSDFSDSDDDASEISVDEEGETHVQHKGRKGKKASKQSEQYIREGSPEDNPLDLLGSDALAKISTTKPSVRFLNTGPGSRRKRSAKVDSDGRLILGGDEGDDMDMSGGLDGDNAGGSGINAYVEAVSGPDAIRRGQRGKIKMAQSQKKKSQRGDEMDVDDDNNNAENQQSSSFRGGRGGRGGRGGGRGGSGPGPNQPGRRGLGMPKTHGPSGIQKRRNDRGKPGQSGRGGIRVGRRR; encoded by the exons ATGGCGACCCTGGCCGAGAGGCTCGAGAAGATCAAGTCCCCCAAGCTGCAGAACCAGCACCAT ACTGCTGTAGTTCTGTCTGCTGTGGAAGATACGCTACGGGACCAGAAAGCAGATTTCTCACCTACTGCCTATTTTGCCGCGCTTTTAGCACTTCTCTCGCAGTCGCTTTCTGCCTCTCAAGGCATCGTGAATAAGGACCTAGCGACTTCAGTTGTCTATCTACTCGACATCACGACCACCTATGTCCCCGCTCCTATTCTCCAATCCAAATTCACCcagatcctctccaacctcgcGCCTGCGCTCTCCCTTCCAGAAGTCGAAGCTCCGCTTCTTCGTCCCTCTATCGGTTGTCTCGAGTCTGTACTCATCGCTCAGGACGTAGCGTCATGGAATCTCCCTCATACCCAGGTCGGCCCCCGGCGGGCTATTGCAGGACTTCTCAGTTTGTCTGTAGACCACCGTCCCAAAGTGCGCAAGAGAGCTCAAGATGCTTTGATCAAGGTTCTTAAGACACCCCCACCCAGCCCCTCTCTCGACCACCCGGCTGCAGATATGTGTGCAGAGACTGCGCTGCGAACCCTCGGCGATAGCATTACCGCGGCGTCGAAGCAAAAGCGTGGTCGCAATGACCCTCAGGGCCGGGAGAGCAGTGATCCTCTCGTTATCCATTCTTTGCAGTTGGTAAAAACAGTTGCGGTTGCGTCGGGAGGTTGGCCCAGCAAGAAGATTGAGCCTTTGTGTGAGCTGTTGATGAACGCATCCCGGTCCAGCAACGAATATATTACCATGGGTGCTTTCGAAGTTTTCGAGGTTATCTTCTCCAGCATGGCCAACGAGTTTACTTCCTCCAAGCTTCCACGTCTTCTTGATGCCATTTCTGAATTGAAGCCCGCACAGAACGACTCCCAGCTACTGCCGCCTTGGATTGCTGTGCTTTCCCGCGGGTATGATGTATCCGCCCAAATTGCGCCCGAAGACACATTTGAGAAACTACCCGACCTGTTCAACATGATCTCCAGCTATCTCGCATCTCCCTCTAGCAACATTCGAGTGTCCGCATCGGAGTGTCTTGTTTCGTTCGTCGCCAACTGTATTCCGGCCAACGTCATCCTTGAACCATCGGTCTACGACGAGAAGACCTTGGAGAAGCTTGCGAAATCCGCAAAAGATCTGCTTTCAGTGAAATACCAAGCCGCGTGGATGGAAGTGTTCAATGTCTGTGCTGCCATGTTTGAGAGTTTCAAGTGGCAATCTAGCCCCTTCCTAGACGATGTCGTCCGGACCGTCGGAGAGCTGCGCAGTAACGAGGCTTTCcagggaaagaagcaagCGGATAACGTTCTGGGTGCCGCGGTTGAGGCTATGGGCCCTGAAGCTGTTCTGGAGATTTTACCACTTAATCTGATTGAGCAGAAGCCCGGCCAACCTGGTCGCGTTTGGTTCCTCCCAATTCTTCGCGACAGCGTAACCAACACGAATTTGCGCCACTTCCGCTCTGAGTTTGTCCCTCTTAGTGAAATTCTCTACCAGAGGGTTATGGAGTACGCATCCGCAGAGAAGTCAACGGAAGTGAAGATTTTCGAAACCTTAGTCCAGCAAACATGGGCGATCCTCCCTGGATATTGCGAGCTTCCGCTTGATTTGACTGAATCGTTCGATCAAAACTTTGCAGAGCTCCTGTCTAACATTTTGTACAAACAGACCGACTTGCGGGTGGACATCTGCAAGGCACTCCAAAACCTAGTCGAGTCGAACCAAGCTATCTTGTCTATTGAaaatgaggaagatgatttgATTCTGCAACGCAGAATTACCAAGGATGCTGCTATGAAGAACATTGCGCATTTGGCCGGCTTTGCCAGCAATCTCCTGGCAGTTCTTTTCAACGTGTACAGCCAAACTTTGCCGCATTACAGAGGCTACATTCTCCAGTGCATTAACGCGTATTTGAGCGTTGCACCCGAGAAG GAACTGAATGAGACATTCGAACGGGTGACTTCCATGCTTGAATCCTCCGTGACATCGGAGCAGGAGGCAGCCAAGCAAGGAAACCAGCCTACGAATTCAGGAGACAAGATGCCACCAACTTCACACACACTCATCGATCTGGTCATTGCTATGTCAATCTATCTGCCTCGTTCGAGCTTCGCTACCCTCTTTGCCCTTGCAGCTGCGGTCTTGAACGGTGGCACGAGTGATCAGCAGCTGATCAAGAAGGCCTACAAGCTGATTCCACGCCTGGCTACAACGGAGACAGGAGCAGCTGCGCTAAGAGAACGGAATGCAGAGCTCCAGGGCCTCGTGCTTGCTACAGCCGACAAGACCCCGGCTTCCGCGCGCAGAGACCGCATGCTCGCCATTCACGAACTTGTCACACATCTCCCAACTTCCGATCTCCATTTCATCCCTTCAATCCTATCTGAGGTTGTGCTGGGCTGCAAAGAGAGCAACGAAAAGGCCCGTACTGCTTCATTCGACATGCTTATCCACCTTGCGAAGAGAACCATCGACTCTGAGCTGAACCCGCCGGGAACTAAGATTCGGAACTCGCTGGTTTCCCATATGCCCGACGATGCTCCTGACGCTCCTGCAACCATTGAAGAATTCTTCACAATGGTCTCTGCGGGACTTGCTGGTAGCTCCCCACACATGGTTGCCGCTTCGGTTACGGCGCTCTCTCgtctcttcttcgacttccaTAAGGACATCCAACCAGCCATGCGGATTGATCTTGTCCAGACCGTGGAACTTTTCCTTACCAGTAACAACCGGGAGATCGTGCGATCAGTCCTTGGTTTCGTCAAGGTAGCCGTTGTCGTACTTCCGGACGACGCGCTTCGCTCACGTCTGAGCACCCTTGTGCCGAACCTCATGGTATGGAGCAAGGAGCACAAGGGTCGTCTTAAGAGCAAGGTAAAGGGAATTCTCGACCGACTGATTCGCCGATTCGGAGCCGCTCCGCTTGAAGAACTTGTTGGTGAAGCAGACCGGAAACTAGTAGTCAACATCCGTAAGCTACGTGAGCGAcgcaaaaagaagaagaaccaagaaggcggcgaagatgaggacgaggaagaagcccCTGCAGCCGCCGAGAAGAGCAGCAAATCCTTCGGCAATGCATTCGACAAGGCGGTCTACGACTCTGACTTCTCCGACTCAGACGACGACGCCAGCGAGATCAgcgtcgacgaggaaggcgagACACACGTACAGCACAAGGGCCGGAAGGGCAAGAAGGCGAGCAAACAGAGCGAGCAGTATATCCGTGAAGGCTCCCCTGAGGATAATcctctggatctgctcgGATCCGATGCCCTCGCCAAAATCTCCACCACGAAACCCAGCGTGCGCTTCCTAAACACAGGCCCTGGATCTCGGCGGAAGCGCTCCGCCAAGGTCGATTCTGACGGCCGTCTTATCCTCGGCGGTGATGAGGGTGACGATATGGATATGTCGGGCGGTCTTGACGGCGATAACGCTGGCGGTAGCGGAATCAACGCTTACGTGGAGGCTGTTAGCGGGCCGGACGCCATCCGCCGCGGTCAACGTGGAAAGATTAAGATGGCTCAGtcccagaagaagaagtcccAGCGCGGGGACGAAATGGATGTTGACGACGACAATAACAACGCTGAAAACCAACAATCCTCTTCATTCCGaggtggacgaggaggacgaggaggacgaggaggcggaagaggaggctcagGCCCTGGTCCTAACCAACCCGGTCGTCGAGGCTTGGGTATGCCGAAAACCCATGGGCCTAGCGGAATTCAGAAACGGAGAAACGACCGCGGGAAGCCCGGGCAAAGTGGGCGAGGCGGAATCCGTGTTGGGCGGCGCAGATAA
- a CDS encoding uncharacterized protein (COG:S;~EggNog:ENOG410PSPG;~TransMembrane:2 (i188-208o276-307i)), whose amino-acid sequence MRQPDMSHSSAYYHDQPQIVTAYLSDSENHPAAPPTAYIPAEAQLASPRHSTAIQDGAVDISSSERASVHTSTSRQYPSDSWDTSYPQSSRHSRQLSLKPLSPTAAPTTLVSSPYLEDNHILSPPNNGAARKEDHTRRSWTDHSSYMSGENRNPGAARVQKRAIQDGEFVSNDGQDAVLMLFRMSLPIPIFSLIASIYTIFGLLLTLFTSPLRICSCIPYLKKTSFRTQLCDLLVPQLHIHERLIGLRPSPSQSAYNDSDESSITDYGEGYSVGGLIMVLLLSSLMSFGLLILAWTAAFFWVFAMMLGNPDGTERKDDGRAAVLGVTRWWQIWLGKARSPRR is encoded by the exons ATGAGGCAACCTGATATGTCTCATTCGTCCGCCTACTATCATGACCAACCCCAGATTGTGACCGCATACCTTTCCGATAGTGAAAACCACCCTGCCGCTCCTCCAACGGCTTATATACCTGCGGAGGCGCAGCTAGCGTCGCCGCGACATAGCACCGCAATCCAGGACGGGGCCGTTGATATTTCCTCGTCGGAAAGGGCTTCGGTTCACACATCTACTTCTAGACAATATCCCTCCGATTCGTGGGATACTTCTTACCCTCAATCCAGTCGCCATTCCCGCCAGCTGTCTCTGAAACCTCTTTCCCCCACCGCGGCTCCAACGACGCTTGTGTCCTCGCCATATCTCGAGGACAATCATATATTATCACCCCCCAACAACGGAGCCGCGCGCAAAGAAGACCACACCCGACGGAGTTGGACTGATCATTCGTCATATATGTCGGGGGAAAATCGTAATCCTGGTGCCGCTCGCGTTCAAAAACGGGCTATCCAAGATGGTGAATTCGTATCAAATGACGGCCAGGATGCTGTTTTGATGCTG TTCCGGATGTcactccccatccccatctttTCTCTTATAGCCTCCATCTATACTATTTTTGGGTTGCTCCTTACTCTTTTCACCTCTCCCCTTCGGATTTGTTCCTGCATCCCATATCTCAAGAAAACATCGTTCCGTACGCAATTATGCGATCTATTGGTACCACAATTGCATATCCATGAGCGGTTAATTGGACTTCGCCCGTCACCATCGCAGTCGGCATACAATGACAGCGATGAATCGTCTATCACGGATTACGGTGAAGGTTACTCAGTTGGTGGTCTGATTATGGTCCTTCTTCTATCGTCACTTATGTCGTTCGGCCTGCTCATTCTCGCATGGACCGCAGCATTCTTTTGGGTCTTTGCCATGATGCTTGGTAATCCTGATGGGACAGAACGAAAAGACGACGGCCGGGCAGCCGTGTTGGGTGTGACCAGGTGGTGGCAGATATGGTTAGGGAAAGCTCGTTCGCCGCGTCGGTAG
- the cyc8 gene encoding putative transcriptional corepressor Cyc8 (BUSCO:EOG09261RFF;~COG:S;~EggNog:ENOG410QDSH;~InterPro:IPR011990,IPR019734,IPR013026,IPR001440;~PFAM:PF07719,PF00515,PF13176,PF13181,PF13428, PF12895,PF13432,PF13174;~go_function: GO:0005515 - protein binding [Evidence IEA]), with amino-acid sequence MAHTQPSPTGGVTPHHGHLAAHPVNGHMPLQSPAQKPPPSTAQKIAALNEQVWLQIGTLTEVMGDLDGAMNAYEQALRHNQWSCPAMNAISCILRTREQFPKAIEYLQNILKLDPGSGETWGSLGHCYLMMDNLQEAYTSYQQALYHLRDPKEPKLWYGIGILYDRYGSLDHAEEAFSQVMRMAPDFEKANEIYFRLGIIYKQQQKFNQSLDCFKYIVNDPPRPLTEEDIWFQIGHVHEQQKDFESAQQAYRRVLDRDPNHAKVLQQLGWLYHQQSTSYASQEKAIEYLEKSVSADNSDAQSWYLLGRCYMSQAKYPKAYEAYQQAVYRDGRNPTFWCSIGVLYYQINQYRDALDAYSRAIRLNPYISEVWYDLGTLYESCNNQIADALDAYGRAADLDPSNVHIKARLQLLQSQLSGSGQSNGPAPQPQDVHPQAYQAPGVGAPPAPQWGAPAPTGGPPPQPPAPPRQITGWDRGVNELQTQGPAPGANGFDPRDVPRPGLIQQPSPRQEPGRGLPDGARPPPGVRSPKPALGGPGVYPPTHALPQLANAPPPSHDRAPSGAGFAAPTRGALPPGAAPAGAGPPNGGPPSAGPIPPYHRPFTPPTEIRPIREERASSPGSTYPHQNYHHGPSVPVQSAGSAGIAGIAGGAPAPASAISAAEAAAREREDRPASAMKRGREWEAEAGPVKKIASEENRSRLDEQIGRRVPSPSRLPSPGEMQRRSSSEIRREDQRRVNESYHPSEAAHHPQTLPSIQHMPQHPSGASLPPMAENAPASSNGPSSGPPSTQVHVSVPVKEEHARAEQTPAHEPPARKMEVDEDYDDDGDDEKKASAVKGSPHGSATGSANGNSNGVSGTQASQSKESAV; translated from the exons ATGGCTCACACTCAGCCGTCGCCCACTGGAGGCGTCACTCCTCACCATGGGCACCTCGCCGCCCACCCAGTGAACGGCCATATGCCTCTGCAGTCGCCGGCGCAGAAGCCTCCACCCAGCACCGCCCAGAAGATTGCTGCTCTGAATGAGCAGGTCTGGCTGCAAATTG GAACTTTGACTGAAGTGATGGGAGATTTGGATGGTGCGATGAACGCGTATGAACAAGCATTACGGCATAACCAATGGTCGTGCCCCGCTATGAACGCGATATCCTGCATCTTACGAACAAGAGAGCAGTTTCCTAAGGCCATTGAATACCTCCAAAATATTCTGAAGCTGGATCCCGGCAGTGGAGAAACATGGGGAAGCTTAG GACATTGCTACCTTATGATGGACAATCTCCAGGAAGCGTACACCTCATACCAACAGGCGCTATATCACCTGCGCGATCCCAAG GAGCCTAAGCTGTGGTATGGAATTGGTATACTTTACGATCGCTATGGTTCCCTAGATCACGCGGAAGAAGCCTTCTCTCAAGTCATGCGAATGGCGCCAGACTTTGAAAAGGCCAACGAGATTTACTTCCGGCTAGGAATAATTTacaaacagcagcaaaaaTTCAACCAGAGTTTGGAT TGCTTCAAATACATTGTGAATGATCCCCCACGTCCTCTGACTGAGGAAGACATCTGGTTTCAAATTGGACACGTTCATGAACAACAGAAGGAT TTCGAGTCTGCGCAACAAGCTTACAGGCGCGTCTTGGATCGTGACCCCAACCATGCAAAGGTCTTACAGCAGCTTGGATGGTTGTATCACCAGCAAAGCACTAGTTATGCCAGCCAGGAGAAGGCGATCGAGTACCTGGAGAAATCAGTCAGCGCAGATAACAGTGATGCCCAAAGCTGGTACCTTCTGGGTCGCTGCTACATGTCCCAAGCCAAATACCCCAAGGCATACGAAGCTTACCAGCAGGCAGTATATCGCGACGGTCGCAACCCGACCTTTTGGTGTTCGATCGGTGTGCTTTACTACCAAATCAACCAGTACCGTGATGCTCTGGACGCCTATTCTCGTGCCATCCGCTTGAATCCATACATCTCGGAGGTATGGTACGATTTGGGAACTCTTTACGAGTCCTGCAACAACCAAATTGCTGATGCGCTGGATGCTTATGGCCGTGCCGCTGATCTGGATCCCTCAAACGTCCATATCAAGGCCCGCCTGCAACTTCTCCAAAGCCAGCTATCGGGCTCTGGCCAAAGCAACGGCCCTGCTCCACAGCCTCAGGACGTCCACCCGCAGGCTTACCAGGCTCCTGGCGTCGGTGCTCCCCCTGCACCCCAGTGGGGCGCTCCGGCTCCGACAGGAGGACCACCGCCACAGCCTCCTGCTCCACCCCGCCAGATTACTGGCTGGGACCGCGGCGTCAACGAACTTCAGACTCAGGGACCAGCCCCCGGTGCAAACGGTTTCGATCCCCGCGATGTACCTCGCCCTGGTCTTATTCAGCAGCCTAGCCCACGTCAAGAGCCAGGAAGAGGATTGCCTGACGGCGCGCGTCCCCCGCCAGGCGTGCGTTCGCCGAAACCCGCTCTTGGTGGTCCAGGAGTTTATCCGCCGACGCATGCTCTGCCTCAGCTCGCTAATGCTCCTCCGCCATCTCACGACCGTGCCCCTAGCGGCGCTGGTTTCGCTGCTCCTACACGTGGAGCCTTGCCTCCTGGCGCTGCTCCAGCAGGCGCCGGCCCTCCTAATGGTGGCCCTCCTTCCGCTGGCCCTATACCTCCTTACCACCGACCTTTCACACCACCAACTGAGATTCGACCGATCCGTGAGGAGCGAGCCTCTTCACCTGGATCTACTTACCCGCACCAAAACTATCATCACGGACCTAGCGTCCCAGTTCAGAGCGCAGGCAGCGCGGGCATTGCGGGCATTGCGGGCGGTGCACCTGCACCAGCGTCTGCCATatccgctgctgaagctgcggCTCGTGAACGTGAAGATCGCCCCGCTTCGGCTATGAAGCGTGGAAGGGAATGggaggctgaagctggccCAGTAAAGAAGATTGCAAGCGAAGAAAATCGATCTAGACTAGACGAGCAAATCGGTCGCCGCGTTCCTTCCCCAAGCCGTTTGCCATCGCCCGGTGAGATGCAACGTCGGAGCTCCTCTGAAATTCGCCGGGAAGACCAACGCCGTGTCAATGAAAGCTACCATCCTTCCGAGGCTGCACATCACCCCCAAACTCTTCCCTCGATTCAGCACATGCCGCAGCATCCTTCCGGTGCTAGCCTTCCCCCGATGGCTGAAAACGCTCCTGCTTCCTCCAACGGACCTTCGTCTGGTCCTCCCAGCACGCAAGTCCATGTTTCAGTTCCCGTTAAGGAGGAGCATGCCCGAGCTGAACAAACCCCAGCCCATGAGCCTCCTGCTCGTAAAATGGAAGTCGATGAGgattatgatgatgatggcgatgacgagAAAAAGGCGAGTGCTGTGAAGGGGAGCCCCCATGGCAGCGCAACAGGCAGCGCCAATGGAAACAGCAATGGTGTTAGCGGCACTCAAGCTTCTCAGTCGAAGGAGTCTGCGGTCTAA
- the rpL3 gene encoding 60S ribosomal protein uL3 (COG:J;~EggNog:ENOG410PGH7;~InterPro:IPR000597,IPR009000,IPR019926;~PFAM:PF00297;~go_component: GO:0005840 - ribosome [Evidence IEA];~go_function: GO:0003735 - structural constituent of ribosome [Evidence IEA];~go_process: GO:0006412 - translation [Evidence IEA]): MSHRKYEAPRHGSLAYLPRKRAARHRGRVKSFPKDDPKKPVHLTASMGYKAGMTTIVRDLDRPGAKMHKKEVVEAATVVETPPLIAVGVVGYIETPRGLRSLATVWAEHLSDEVKRRFYKNWYKSKKKAFTKYAKKHSEESGASITRDLERIKKYCTVVRVLAHTQIRKTPLKQKKAHLMEIQVNGGAIADKVDFARNLFEKPIEIDSIFEQDEMIDVIAVTKGHGFQGVTSRWGTTKLPRKTHKGLRKVACIGAWHPSHVQWTVARAGQMGYHHRTSCNHKVFRIGKGSDEANASTEFDVSKKQITPLGGFVHYGEVKNDYVLVKGSIPGVKKRVMTLRKTMYPQTSRRATEKIDLKWIDTSSKFGHGAFQTPEEKRAFMGTLKKDLETSA, encoded by the exons AT GAGTCACCGGAAGTACGAAGCGCCTCGGCACG GCTCCCTTGCCTACCTTCCCCGCAAGCGCGCTGCCAGACACCGTGGAAGAGTCAAGAG CTTCCCCAAGGATGACCCCAAGAAGCCCGTCCACCTGACGGCCTCCATGGGCTACAAGGCCGGTATGACCACCATTGTCCGTGACCTTGACCGTCCTGGTGCCAAGATGCacaagaaggaggttgttgaggctgcCACCGTCGTTGAGACCCCTCCT ctCATTGCCGTTGGTGTTGTCGGTTACATCGAGACTCCCCGTGGTCTCCGCTCGCTCGCTACCGTCTGGGCTGAGCACTTGAGTGACGAGGTCAAGCGTCGCTTCTACAAGAACTGGtacaagagcaagaagaaggccttcACCAAGTACGCCAAGAAGCACTCCGAGGAGAGCGGTGCCTCCATCACCCGCGACCTTGAGCGCATCAAGAAGTACTGCACTGTCGTCCGTGTCCTCGCCCACACCCAGATCCGCAAGACTCCCCtcaagcagaagaaggcccACCTTATGGAAATCCAGGTCAACGGTGGCGCCATTGCCGACAAGGTTGACTTCGCCCGCAACCTCTTTGAGAAGCCCATCGAGATCGACTCCATCTTCGAACAGGACGAGATGATCGATGTCATTGCCGTCACCAAGGGTCACGGTTTCCAGGGTGTCACCAGCCGTTGGGGTACCACCAAGCTTCCCCGCAAGACTCACAAGGGTCTCCGTAAGGTTGCTTGTATCGGTGCCTGGCACCCTAGCCACGTCCAGTGGACCGTTGCCCGTGCTGGTCAGATGGGTTACCACCACCGTACCTCTTGCAACCACAAGGTCTTCCGCATTGGAAAGGGCTCTGACGAGGCTAACGCCTCCACCGAGTTCGATGTCTCCAAGAAGCAGATCACTCC CCTTGGTGGCTTCGTCCACTACGGTGAGGTTAAGAACGACTACGTCCTGGTCAAGGGTTCCATCCCTGGTGTTAAGAAGCGTGTCATGACCCTCCGCAAGACCATGTACCCCCAAACCAGCCGAAGGGCCACCGAGAAGATCGACCTCAAGTGGATCGACACCTCCTCCAAGTTCGGTCACGGTGCCTTCCAGACACCCGAGGAGAAGCGCGCTTTCATGGGTACCCTCAAGAAGGACCTCGAAACTTCTGCTTAA
- a CDS encoding uncharacterized protein (COG:S;~EggNog:ENOG410PSDT), with protein sequence MHSCRCPSTRNVHCVIDHLSSPSFTSSSRLKPPRTQALRQLSSTSNHCYNAPSIIAPVFRRRSLHSPPSPTPAASHSGSSTSITTRTMSSDDAYMSFLNKANADLDNGRSQPAAQQSSAARTETVDVNVKVPTPLTSVDAYYVSDTDEPFEPVALKWEGAGRGVWPDASHFSKLISTDKDLSSSIETLSATSFDPKNQYASALKAVRAAAAQGSGGDESAVEVKVYRVETGKSRFEYYVTALDAGGHLIVGLRAKAIES encoded by the exons ATGCACTCCTGCAGGTGCCCGAGCACCCGCAATGTCCATTGCGTCATTGATCACCTCTCCAGTCCGTCTTTCACTTCATCTTCACGTTTAAAGCCTCCTCGAACCCAAGCCCTCCGACAGCTTTCGTCTACGTCAAATCATTGCTACAACGCCCCGTCGATTATAGCACCAGTTTTCCGAAGAAGATCGCTCCATAGCCCGCCATCTCCAACGCCAGCTGCAAGCCACTCCGGCTCATCCACATCAATTACTACCCGCACCATGTCCTCAGACGACGCCTACATGTCCTTTTTGAACAAGGCAAATGCAGATCTTGATAACGGGCGATCGCAACCAGCAGCCCAACAATCCTCCGCCGCCCGCACAGAAACCGTGGACGTCAACGTCAAGGTTCCTACCCCGCTCACCTCTGTTGACGCATACTACGTCTCCGACACAGACGAGCCGTTCGAACCTGTTGCATTGAAGTGGGAGGGCGCTGGGAGGGGAGTATGGCCTGACGCTT CGCACTTCTCGAAACTCATTTCAACGGATAAAGACCTCTCATCGTCCATCGAGACACTATCGGCTACATCGTTCGACCCAAAGAACCAGTATGCCTCTGCGTTGAAGGCGGTGCGTGCCGCGGCTGCCCAGGGCTCTGGCGGGGATGAGTCTGCGGTTGAGGTGAAGGTTTATCGGGTGGAGACTGGGAAGTCGAGGTTCGAGTATTATGTTACGGCGTTGGATGCGGGGGGACATTTAATTGTTGGGCTGAGGGCTAAAGCTATTGAAAGTtga